Genomic window (Oncorhynchus masou masou isolate Uvic2021 chromosome 26, UVic_Omas_1.1, whole genome shotgun sequence):
cacataCCTAACACCCAACAAAaatcaagacaaaacacaccacaataaacccatgtcacaccctggcctgaccaaataaatgaagacaaacacaatatacttagaccagggtgtgacacctgcgTAAATCGAGAAAAAGTCCCAGGTGTTTAACCTCAAGGTAGAGAATTCAGACAGGCACATTTCCCCTTCTCCTTTACTCACAAATTCCTAGCCCCACAAATCCCCAAAAATCCACTATTTTCATGCAAAGCCACGCTCATGCATAATTTGATTGCTTAAAATATGATTTAGCCCCAGGCATGTTAATACAGTAGTTGTTTTAATAACATGGAGCTCTGCAGGCTGTTGTTGTTCACGCCATAATTACATCATGATCTCAGGTGCTGGTTTatgctatatcaaatcaaatgacattttatcggtcacatgcttcgtaaacaacaggtgtagactaaaagTGAAGTGCCTACGGGCCCTTCAAAACAATGCAGAGAGATCGAAAAtgtagaaataatagaaaagtcaAGCGCGTCATGATAAAAGTAGAGTAATgagagtaatgataacttggctatatacaaggggtaccagtaccgtgtcgatgtgcaggggtaagaggtcattgaggtagatatgtacatactaCTAGGAATAAAGTAACAGATAGTcaatagtagcagcagcgtatgtgatgattCAAAACAGTtggtgcaaaaagggtcaatagtccgggtagctatttggttaacttttGAATTACCTCTACAGGATTggtgggacggttgagctaacgtaggctaatgcaaatagcatgaggttgtaagtaacaagaacattgtgGAAAGGTTGTTACAAAGTTGTAGTGGATTTGGTGTGCTTAGCCTCAACACAAGCACGGCAAGTGACAGCATAGTAGATTAACAAAAAAGACTCTGTACTTGAAAAATGTGTCACATTTTCATTCATGAATGAACACTGTGATTGAACCAGAAGTTCTAAATGAAACTGAATTAAGCATGAACACAACATCCATCCATGTGCTTAATCTCCCAAATCCCCTACAGCTCTTGTGAAACCCAAGCCCCTTCTGTGGATACTCTTTTTTTTTTAAGCTGCATGATGAATTCGTATATGGGACTGAAGATATCCCTGCTCCATCCCCCCTATGACCTCCCTCTATGGCTAAATTCCACTCTGCATTATATCAAATGATTTATTATGATCAATTACATGTAGCGTGTTATGGGCCCACAGAGAGATTAGAAGGCCTAGCGGTGACCCACCTGGCTCAGGTTCCACCTCTTCTACATGTCAAGGTGCACCAGAACACATCCCTGGGGGACACCTTCATCCCCAGCTATACGGCTAAAGCACATACAGAGAATCCATCTTACTTACATCTTCAGCTCTATACCTAATGTAAACCTGAGCCTTCATACCCGAATTTGACAAAATTGTGGCAGAGAATATAAAACGTTGAACATGGAATGTGGATGAATAATGTTAGTTGTTCCCCTACGTTACAGTGGAGTTTAATAATGAAACTGAAAAATGACGCCGGAGTTGTTGACTAATCTGACATAAATTAGGGTGTTTTCACATATAGTCCACTTTAAAAGAACCAATCTCAGTCCTTTTTAAAGTAAACTCTGGGGTAAAGAAAAGCCCTTACCTTTGAATGAGTACTCAACTCTTTTGTCAGTGCTAATAGTCTGCATTTAGTTAAAATATGAGACATAATAATTGCAATCAGAAGATACtattaaaatgtaaatgtgattgGAAACAGAACAAATAGCAATAGAAGGACTGCAGAATAAATAATACTGTAATTGTACACTCAAGGTAGgctactgcccctttaagagctaGAATAGATTTTGTACCCTATGTTGTGATTAGGTTGTCTTCTCACACTATTCAAACCACACAATCAATAAACAGTTTATGAATCTCTCTTAACCTATAGATCACATATTGCAAACAAATAATCTGAACTAAAAACTCATTTTGGAATATCTGCGCGTCCTTGACAATCGATAAGCAATATCCATAAACAGCACACGTTTTTTCCGCGAACCTGCAAATCATCATCTTCTCTCTTTAGTGGCACCAATGTGAGGATTTATGGCAGGGGAagcggtgttgcagtagtctagtgtgtggtGCGGGAATGATGAAAAGCGAACCTTTGGGAGCTCTGTGTTCAGAGCTTGACCTAAAAAAAGGGAACCGGACCGCGGAATTCAAGCGCACCGAATTCAGACCACCTTTCGAGATGGTCTCAAATTCGGTTCGCTTCAGGGCTCTTTTGAGGAGTCGGAGTTCCTTTGAAGTGTTCACACTGCACGATTTTTTTTGCGAACTGATATCACAAACATTGTCTGAAAGGGGTCAAGTGGGAAAACACCCTTACTTAACTCGTGCTGAAACGGGACAATGAGGTTTATATCATTTGAGGTATGAAGCCTACGCGCAGGTGCATCTTAAATCACACGAAGCAGCACAGCCCGTTACAGTAACTGAGCCATCTCCATCCCGAGCAGGTGGGgaaccatcaccatcaccatgacAAGGAGGAGGCTTCAGAGACGTCTGACGCTGCATTCTTAAATCACATTGCATTAAGATACTGTCAAGTTTATTAAGATACTGTCAAGTGTGATGGGCCCTGGCACGTGCCCAACATAGCCTATCCTCCATAGGAAGCGCCAATAAAACATCCCACTAACTCAGGAGGATGACCACTCCTCCACACATCTGCTGAGTTTGTTCTCTTTCAGCATGGGGTTCAGGTCACTACTTTCATTGGGCCTGAAGGAGCATCTCCCCCATGGCCCTCTGGTGATCGTGCCCTGTTGACTGATGCCCATAAATGGCAGCCTGGGTAGTTAGTTCTGACAGAATGATTTCAACAACCTCCCTAGTGGGTAACCCTTGTTTATTGTCATTTAAGGAAATGTCACTAAGTTGGTATAGAATGCATGCATTTTACAGGGCGACTACTGAAAGGAAATATTACACTGGCAAGGATCGCCAGACATGGAAGAGAGAGCAATGAACTACTTCTTTCATAGCGAAGTAGGTTTCCCACACTTCAATGTAGCCTAGCCATTTATTGTATCTTACAAGCCTGGCCAAGCTGTCTATTGATGCTGTATGAGCCCAACAAAGCGTTGCAGGCCGCTGCATGTTGAGCAATTCATTTTAATACCAGCCCTTTACATGTACTCAAAGTGGATCTTAAGCCTTGTTTCTTGATTTTTCTTTCAGTCTACAGTGACACACAGTACAGCAACAGACAATACACCTTTTGAAGTCATTCCTGCAGTCCAGTCAGAGCAAGTTCACGTATAACATTGTATGGGGATgtttaatattatatatattatatattaccacgGAGTATCAGCAACCCAAAGAATCACATTGTACAGTAAATAGAAACAAAATGGATAGAGTGTCTCTGTCTTCCACAACAAATGGGATACCTCTAGCCAGCTCGTTCTCCACCAAAACATTGCCTCCCCTCTCCAATACAGCTCTATGGACTTAAGACACTCTTATGACTGGTTTTATAGGCCATTTGTAGCAGCGTATTGGTCGCAGTATGGTACCCATTTTAGAAAGCGCTTATGTTTATGTCTGCTGAATTCAACCAGTTTCGTTCTCTTTATTGGTACAATTCACCGGAACTACACGACTATTCAAACGTCTCCTTACTTTGCTAGTAGCCTTTGGCCCAGCGGAGATTGTGATCATCAAGATGATTACTGACTTTGCCATTGATAACCAAAGATCAGTGGTAGTGAATGATACCCCCAGGTGTCATTTGTAAGCACAAACCACCCACAGGTCAACTTTTAAATGAAAGGGTAATGCTGTAACACACCCTAGTGGTGATAGGATTGAACTGAAGTGACAGAGGTGAAAATGGCAACCTTGGTTAAATAGTACAATAGCTTGTCTATAGTGTCACCCACAGCCTGAAAGGAGAACTGCTCTTGAAAATCCAACACTACACATTGAGTGGTTTATCCATGTAATTAACAGCATCTACACTGTATGTGTTTTTAAGATTTTCATATTGCATTATGGCAAAAGTAAACAACATGAAAGAGAACCAacttcatatttttttaaatcataaatATTGGCAAATCATAAATAATAATCATAAATATAAACCAAAACAGAATAATTTGTGTTTTAATAAACTGGAATTGAATATTTACAAAATGAACTATGATGAGTATTATTAGGTTGTTCCACATTTGACTATTTTCTCTTGATAGGAATCAAAATCATGTAGCCCACACTAAATAGTTTTTAATAAAAATATTGATTAGTTCTCACAGTCTTTATAGTTCCCTCAGTCTTTAGTGTAAAATACCTCACACTTCATACTTTCCCCCAAAACACAATCTCactgcaaaaaaatatattttcggGAAAATGCTAAATAAAAATTAGTAAACAATCAGGCAATGCAGCCACAGATTTCTACAGAGCCAGTGCATTTGTAACTGTTTTAGCTATTGAAAAGCTTCTTCCTGCCCTCCATTCCAGACATGGACTCCACATTCTTCCGCCAGTCACCTGGGTCCGCTTTCTGTGAAGAGAATGGACAGTCCTTCAAATGTAACCAATTAAGAAAaacatcttatttacaatgacggcctggttGCCATGGTCACGTACAGTGTGGATGATCAAACACAACTCAGGCACAGCAAACAAGACCAATGAACTCTGTATCTTGATCAGCGTCACTTGAATCAAACCTTTACCCAAATGTGATGAATTGTTTGGACTAAGTACCCATTAGTACCACGTGTTTGTGTACATCGTACAAAGAAAACACAGTGCCAGCTAAAACAGAGCTGTAAACTATGACATTACCAGAAGCCATTGTATGTGTATTTCTAAACTTCCCAGTCTTACCTCCTCTTCCTTCTTGTCCTTCTTGACTGTCTTCAGGTTGGACTTGAAGTCCGCCTTGGAGCTGAGTTTGGCCTCAGTCAGAGCCCCCAGCATAGCGTCGGCAGACTTCTTGACCCTCTTGAGGTTAGGTCTCTTCCCCCCTTTCAGCTCGTTGATCTTTGCATTCAAGTCCACGAGCTGAGATGTACATACAGCCAAAAGGTTCACTCTCCCGTACCCTTATAAACTAAGCATGTTGCCATTTAGGGTCTTGGCATTTCAATGAAAATCAAAATGCTTTTATTTGAAAAAGAAAGCATTTTGTGGCACTTTTGGAATTTGTAGAATATTGAAATCACCAATAGAAGTCAGCATAAAAATGGTTGTCTTCAACGAAATACACTTTGAGGCACTTTCATAGATCTCAGGTAACTGTCCCAAGACTGACAGCGTAAACTCATTTAATTTACATGACCAAAAAAAAACAAACCTCTTTCTCATTCTTGAGCACTTTTGCTTCGATATCGTATCGTGCCTCATCCACTGTGTCACATTTCCTGTGCAGTTCCTTACAGAGCTCCTGTGAAGAAAAGAGTCAGTCATCTATAAACCACCAAAGACTGTTGAGAAAGTACTGTGGGAGGATGCATCAAACAAACTACAAAAGCCACTACTTTAAAATTCCACTCACTCATCAATGAGAAAGGTAGAAGGGTGCTACAATTTTTATTTTGACACGTCTAAACAAAAAGGGAGATGCTGTTATTCACCGACAGCACACCAGGGAATAAGTCCAGACAATGTAAGCTTGGATGGCTACTATCTGCACACCAAATAGCATCTTATTccctactacttttgaccagagccaaagATGTATAAGGATACTATCTTGTTACAATTAAAAAATACTCTAAAGAtcaatgtattaaaataaaatagtaaaaacCTTTTCAAGGTACATAATGAAAACATAACTAATTTAGGTATTGTCAAAATACATGTAACTAGAGGCCTTCACTACAACAACATTATCAGTAATGGTAacatctttattttatttattttctatgattgtgatatgtggttgtttatctaccttagttgaatgcactgactttAAATTACTCTGgagaagagtgtctgctaaatgagaaAAATGTAAAAAGAAACAATTGCAAAGCACACTGGGTATTAGTTTTGGCCTTGTTTCAGGGGAGGAGCTTATTAGAATAATTCCCTGCATGCTTTGCAAGTGTTACTTTTTGGACATTTACATATTGATCATTTACCATATCACACCatagtgccatagtactgtatcttgttacaaaatacattggATTGTAGTTCAGGCCAGTGAAATACAAATGACAAATTTAAATACGGCCCATCTCTGACCAGAGCCATATACACTCAATAGAAGTGCAAGATGACAATAGAAATGCAAGATGGCAATAGAAATGCAAGATGACAATAGAAGTGCAAGATGACAATAGAAGTGCAAGATGACAATAGAAGTGCAAGATGACAATAGAAGTGCAAGATGgctgacagagatggtcgccttgcttcgagtccttaggaaacaCTATATAGGTACTTGAACCTTGGGCCTTAGAGTTATGTTAGTGTACCTGAAGCTCTTGCACAGATAGGCCGGAGAGTTTCAGCGGTGGTACTCTCTCGTTCAAGGTGCTTTCCCTCTCCGTCACCTTGTTGCTTTGCTCCTGGACCAGCAAGACCCCAGCTTTCTTCAGCAGTTTTTGCTATAGGGAAACATGGCTGAACAACTTAATGATAAGACAATACAATTGATAGTTCAACTGAAGGGCAAAATGTTGTGTTTTAAAGTGTTTTTGAACCTTTACTTCAGTTTTGGTGAACATGATTTTCAAGGCACTTgtatgttgttggtgttgttgtgtgtgtacagatgtaggatcttttt
Coding sequences:
- the LOC135514790 gene encoding troponin I, slow skeletal muscle-like isoform X2, which codes for MSHLSLFQKKTKYSATRRLLLKQKLLKKAGVLLVQEQSNKVTERESTLNERVPPLKLSGLSVQELQELCKELHRKCDTVDEARYDIEAKVLKNEKELVDLNAKINELKGGKRPNLKRVKKSADAMLGALTEAKLSSKADFKSNLKTVKKDKKEEEKADPGDWRKNVESMSGMEGRKKLFNS
- the LOC135514790 gene encoding troponin I, slow skeletal muscle-like isoform X1, yielding MTGHGILSGLLSPPGTRGADPNTRKKTKYSATRRLLLKQKLLKKAGVLLVQEQSNKVTERESTLNERVPPLKLSGLSVQELQELCKELHRKCDTVDEARYDIEAKVLKNEKELVDLNAKINELKGGKRPNLKRVKKSADAMLGALTEAKLSSKADFKSNLKTVKKDKKEEEKADPGDWRKNVESMSGMEGRKKLFNS